In a genomic window of Variovorax paradoxus:
- a CDS encoding TetR/AcrR family transcriptional regulator: MPRAPSASRPSDSAAPATGGVVRLRRADREREIVQGAIQYFADVGFAGDTTGLARQLGVAQPLLYRYFQNKEALIERVFQETFLSNWNPLWEEMILAPEQAVAQRLLEFHRDFARVHLRRERVRLSLFFALHGWDMSPYFRVMRQRVYEPIALSLRQYTEAGRDGQPFAVQEIELAKTVVEKIQYHGIRQWVYGLPVPEIEPVIQASVASLLDGVGAVLGKPAAKSS, translated from the coding sequence ATGCCTCGCGCCCCTTCCGCCTCCAGACCCTCGGATTCCGCGGCCCCCGCCACCGGCGGCGTCGTGCGACTGCGGCGCGCCGACCGCGAGCGCGAGATCGTGCAGGGCGCGATCCAGTACTTCGCCGACGTCGGCTTCGCGGGCGACACCACCGGCCTGGCGCGCCAGCTCGGCGTGGCGCAGCCGCTGCTCTACCGCTACTTCCAGAACAAGGAGGCGCTGATCGAGCGCGTGTTCCAGGAGACCTTCCTGTCGAACTGGAATCCGCTGTGGGAGGAAATGATCCTTGCGCCCGAGCAGGCCGTCGCGCAGCGCCTGCTCGAGTTCCACCGCGATTTCGCGCGCGTGCACCTGCGGCGCGAGCGCGTGCGGCTGTCTCTGTTCTTCGCGCTGCACGGCTGGGACATGTCGCCGTATTTCCGCGTCATGCGCCAGCGCGTCTACGAACCGATCGCGCTGTCATTGCGCCAGTACACGGAAGCCGGCCGCGACGGCCAGCCCTTCGCGGTGCAGGAGATCGAGCTTGCGAAGACGGTGGTCGAGAAGATCCAGTACCACGGCATCCGCCAGTGGGTCTACGGCCTGCCGGTGCCCGAGATCGAGCCCGTGATCCAGGCCAGCGTGGCCAGCCTGCTCGACGGCGTGGGCGCGGTACTGGGCAAGCCGGCGGCCAAGTCCTCGTGA
- a CDS encoding flavin reductase family protein, with protein sequence MHAATPSAIDRRQLRDVFGAYITGVAVITTLDAEGRPCGVTANSFSSVSLDPPLVLWSQALNARSFPAFSRHERFVVNVLAKHQRELSQRFATPGADKFAGVECRPGLGGLPILADCCAHFECRKVTTWPGGDHAVFLGLIERFERSAAEGLAFGGGRYLVTRAHAEAAGAPG encoded by the coding sequence ATGCACGCAGCCACCCCTTCCGCCATCGACCGCCGGCAGTTGCGCGACGTCTTCGGCGCCTACATCACGGGCGTCGCCGTCATCACCACGCTCGACGCCGAGGGCCGCCCCTGCGGCGTGACGGCCAACTCCTTCAGCTCGGTGTCGCTCGATCCGCCGCTGGTGCTCTGGAGCCAGGCGCTCAATGCGCGCAGCTTCCCCGCCTTCAGCCGGCACGAGCGCTTCGTCGTGAACGTGCTCGCGAAGCACCAGCGCGAGCTCTCGCAGCGCTTCGCGACGCCGGGCGCCGACAAGTTCGCCGGCGTCGAGTGCCGCCCGGGCCTCGGCGGCCTGCCGATCCTCGCGGACTGCTGCGCCCATTTCGAATGCCGCAAGGTCACGACCTGGCCCGGCGGCGACCACGCGGTGTTCCTGGGGCTGATCGAGCGTTTCGAGCGCTCGGCCGCCGAGGGCCTGGCCTTCGGCGGCGGCCGCTACCTGGTCACGCGCGCCCACGCGGAGGCGGCGGGCGCGCCCGGGTGA
- a CDS encoding VOC family protein — translation MGIRRLEHFNIRTERLEATLDFYTRVLQLRDGPRPGNPPRATGAWLYDADDVPVVHVTAFDRNDAQRLAWINDYLGPRDPDSLHGSGAIDHVALLAEGYEDTIARCQALGVPYRERLVAALDLRQIFVTDPNGISIELNYR, via the coding sequence ATGGGCATTCGCAGACTCGAACACTTCAACATCCGCACCGAACGGCTCGAGGCCACGCTGGATTTCTATACGCGCGTGCTGCAGCTGCGCGACGGGCCGCGGCCCGGCAATCCGCCGCGCGCGACCGGCGCCTGGCTCTACGACGCGGACGACGTGCCCGTGGTCCATGTCACGGCCTTCGACCGCAACGATGCGCAGCGGCTGGCCTGGATCAACGACTACCTCGGTCCGCGCGATCCCGATTCGCTGCACGGCAGCGGCGCCATCGACCACGTGGCGCTGCTGGCCGAGGGCTACGAGGACACCATCGCTCGCTGCCAGGCGCTCGGCGTGCCGTACCGCGAACGGCTGGTGGCGGCGCTGGACCTGCGGCAGATCTTCGTCACCGATCCCAACGGGATCTCGATCGAACTCAACTACCGCTGA
- a CDS encoding acyl-CoA dehydrogenase, giving the protein MQTQAPLPDSSDTAASELLRRARELQPVLRQRAAQAERLRRVPDETIDDFHRAGLFRALQPARVGGAELHPADFFDICAEVAQGCASSAWVLSNLAYHHQFLALWPDRAQQEVWGPSPDTLVGSSYIFARGTARQVDGGYELEGQWPFSSGIDPCGWCVLGAMASDAPGEPPRPRYFLLPREDYEVLDTWHVVGLRATGSKDVAVGKAFVPGYRSLSFDEVAAARAPGLALHAAPLFRVTMQGVGGFVLLPVLLGAARAAANEYVERTRQRKTTVGTRSQAELPGVQDRVAHVEALLDTAQLVARRSWCDAMDSLESHPAIPGALGARLRRDSAFCARLVTQAVDLVFAGTGGAGLQEADPIQRMWRDVHAGAAQFGLQWDVSGPAYGRVRLGLPSGMPGLGV; this is encoded by the coding sequence ATGCAAACACAGGCCCCCCTGCCCGATTCATCCGACACCGCCGCCAGCGAACTGCTGCGGCGCGCACGCGAACTCCAGCCCGTGCTGCGGCAACGCGCCGCGCAGGCCGAGCGGCTGCGCCGCGTGCCCGACGAGACCATCGACGACTTCCATCGCGCGGGCCTGTTCCGCGCCCTGCAGCCGGCGCGCGTGGGCGGCGCCGAGCTGCACCCGGCCGATTTCTTCGACATCTGCGCGGAGGTCGCGCAGGGCTGCGCCTCGAGCGCCTGGGTGCTGTCGAACCTGGCCTACCACCACCAGTTCCTCGCGCTCTGGCCGGACCGGGCGCAGCAGGAGGTCTGGGGGCCCTCCCCCGACACGCTGGTCGGCTCCTCGTACATCTTCGCGCGCGGCACGGCGCGCCAGGTCGACGGCGGCTACGAGCTCGAGGGCCAGTGGCCGTTCTCGAGCGGCATCGATCCCTGCGGCTGGTGCGTGCTCGGCGCCATGGCCAGCGACGCGCCCGGCGAGCCGCCGCGGCCGCGCTACTTCCTGCTGCCGCGCGAGGACTACGAGGTGCTCGACACCTGGCACGTGGTGGGCCTGCGCGCCACCGGCAGCAAGGACGTCGCCGTCGGCAAGGCCTTCGTGCCGGGCTACCGCAGCCTGTCCTTCGACGAGGTCGCCGCCGCGCGGGCGCCGGGCCTGGCCCTGCACGCGGCGCCGCTGTTCCGCGTGACCATGCAGGGCGTCGGCGGCTTCGTGCTGCTGCCGGTGCTGCTCGGCGCCGCGCGCGCGGCGGCCAACGAGTACGTCGAACGCACGCGGCAGCGCAAGACCACGGTCGGCACGCGCAGCCAGGCCGAGTTGCCCGGCGTGCAGGACCGCGTCGCCCATGTCGAGGCGCTGCTCGACACGGCGCAGCTCGTCGCGCGGCGCAGCTGGTGCGATGCGATGGACTCGCTCGAGAGCCATCCCGCCATCCCCGGCGCCCTCGGCGCGCGCCTGCGCCGCGACTCGGCCTTCTGCGCGCGCCTCGTCACGCAGGCCGTCGACCTGGTGTTCGCGGGCACCGGCGGCGCCGGCCTGCAGGAGGCCGATCCGATCCAGCGCATGTGGCGCGACGTGCATGCGGGCGCCGCGCAGTTCGGCCTGCAGTGGGACGTGTCGGGCCCGGCCTATGGCCGGGTGCGGCTGGGCCTGCCGAGCGGCATGCCGGGGCTGGGCGTCTAG
- a CDS encoding tripartite tricarboxylate transporter substrate binding protein produces the protein MISSMQRRSWLRASLTALALVLPALDCQAQAYPARPVRLILPFPAGGTAVAVTRHLAHKMSLALGKPFVVDNVVGAAGTIGLAQGLRAAPDGYTITQISNTNTVAALHMFKRLPFDPRKDMVPVASLFQIPSAVVTNPRGNAFGSFAEMLAYARANPGKLSYAYSHATGAVAGASVKQAAAIDIVAVPYKSGPQAVVETLSGEMPLLFTDLGAVLPQIRAGKLKALAVTSAQRSALLPDVPTLREVLPGATEFTGWSGFVVPVGTPKAVVDKLHETLQQILASEDTASFLRGLGGEPMPMSADEFARFIKDQEPLWAKALAAAGIAPE, from the coding sequence ATGATTTCTTCGATGCAACGCCGCAGTTGGCTTCGCGCCAGTCTCACGGCACTCGCGCTGGTCCTCCCCGCGCTGGACTGCCAGGCCCAGGCCTACCCGGCCAGGCCCGTGCGGCTGATCCTGCCGTTCCCGGCCGGCGGCACGGCGGTCGCGGTCACGCGCCACCTCGCCCACAAGATGAGCCTGGCGCTCGGCAAGCCCTTCGTGGTCGACAACGTGGTCGGCGCGGCGGGCACCATCGGTCTCGCCCAGGGCCTGCGCGCCGCGCCCGACGGCTACACCATCACGCAGATCTCGAACACCAACACGGTGGCGGCGCTGCACATGTTCAAGCGCCTGCCCTTCGATCCGCGCAAGGACATGGTGCCGGTGGCGAGCCTGTTCCAGATACCGTCGGCGGTCGTCACGAATCCCCGCGGCAATGCGTTCGGCAGCTTCGCCGAGATGCTGGCCTACGCCCGCGCCAACCCGGGCAAGCTGTCGTACGCCTATTCGCATGCCACCGGCGCGGTGGCGGGCGCGAGCGTGAAGCAGGCCGCGGCCATCGACATCGTCGCCGTGCCCTACAAGAGCGGCCCGCAGGCGGTGGTCGAAACCCTCTCGGGCGAGATGCCGCTGCTGTTCACCGACCTCGGCGCGGTGCTGCCGCAGATCCGCGCCGGCAAGCTCAAGGCGCTGGCGGTCACCTCGGCGCAGCGCTCCGCGTTGCTGCCCGACGTTCCCACCCTGCGCGAGGTGCTGCCCGGCGCCACCGAGTTCACGGGCTGGAGCGGCTTCGTCGTGCCGGTCGGCACGCCCAAGGCCGTGGTCGACAAGTTGCACGAGACCCTGCAGCAGATCCTCGCGAGCGAGGACACCGCGAGCTTCCTGCGCGGCCTCGGCGGCGAGCCGATGCCGATGTCGGCCGACGAGTTCGCCCGCTTCATCAAGGACCAGGAACCGCTGTGGGCCAAGGCACTGGCCGCGGCCGGCATCGCGCCCGAATGA
- a CDS encoding cyclase family protein, producing MHRKFVDLSIYLENDVLSDPPGKGPKIEYFHHQNSHHQLTNFFPKLQKEDLPDGEAWAVERVSLSTHNGTHLDAPYHFHSTMDKALGEPRPSITIDEVPLEWCFQPGVKLDFRHLPDGYVVQPQDVEAELARIGHALRPLEIVMINTRAGALYGDPVYVSSGCGMGYEATMYLLERGIRLTGTDGWSWDAPFVHTAKKYEATGDAGLIWEGHKAGRDIGYCHLEKLHNLEALPADGFHVACFPHKIRSASAGWTRAVAIFDERLNAG from the coding sequence ATGCATCGCAAATTCGTCGACCTGTCCATCTACCTCGAGAACGACGTGCTCTCGGACCCGCCCGGCAAGGGCCCGAAGATCGAGTACTTCCACCACCAGAACTCGCACCACCAGCTCACGAACTTCTTTCCCAAGCTGCAGAAGGAAGACCTGCCCGACGGCGAGGCCTGGGCCGTGGAGCGCGTGTCGCTGTCGACGCACAACGGCACGCACCTCGATGCGCCCTATCACTTCCACAGCACGATGGACAAGGCGCTCGGCGAGCCCCGGCCCTCGATCACCATCGACGAGGTGCCGCTCGAGTGGTGCTTCCAGCCCGGCGTGAAGCTCGACTTCCGCCACCTGCCCGACGGCTACGTGGTCCAGCCCCAGGACGTGGAGGCCGAATTGGCGCGCATCGGCCATGCGCTGCGGCCGCTCGAGATCGTGATGATCAACACGCGCGCCGGCGCGCTCTACGGCGATCCGGTCTACGTGAGCTCGGGCTGCGGCATGGGCTACGAAGCCACCATGTACCTGCTGGAGCGCGGCATCCGGCTCACGGGCACCGACGGCTGGAGCTGGGACGCGCCCTTCGTCCACACCGCGAAGAAGTACGAGGCGACCGGCGACGCGGGCCTGATCTGGGAAGGCCACAAGGCCGGCCGCGACATCGGCTACTGCCACCTCGAGAAGCTGCACAACCTCGAGGCACTGCCCGCCGACGGCTTCCACGTCGCCTGCTTCCCGCACAAGATCCGCAGCGCCTCCGCCGGCTGGACCCGCGCCGTCGCGATCTTCGACGAGCGCCTGAACGCGGGCTGA
- the fahA gene encoding fumarylacetoacetase, whose product MALDFTHDPARRCIVASAHAPGCDFTLQNLPFGVFRRKGGNDPFQGGVAIGDQALCLADAQARGCFDGLAGQAASAAGGSMLNELLALGPPAWRALRHALVRLLDAQEPHPKAAALQAALVPLADIEHALPIRIGDFTDFYTSIHHAENGGRLRNPPVGLAPNFQWMPIAYHGRSSSLGVSGERIHRPWGQARPSSDEPPVLRPCEMLDYELELGVVIGRGNARGTPVALAHAMDHVFGLTLLNDWSARDVQAWEMTPLGPFQAKNFATTLSPWIVTLDALAPFSVPWRRPADHPQPLPYLESAGHRAAGALDIELEAWLQPEGKPASRLSRTNFRHQYWSIGQMIAHHTVGGCNLRAGDLLGTGTISGPTAPEAGSLIELSRRGREPVALANSDDRRAFLHDGDRLILRGWCEAPGRARVGFGEAAGTVLAAHPAGSL is encoded by the coding sequence ATGGCACTCGACTTCACCCACGACCCCGCGCGCCGCTGCATCGTCGCGTCCGCGCATGCGCCCGGCTGCGACTTCACCTTGCAGAACCTGCCGTTCGGCGTGTTCCGCCGCAAGGGCGGCAACGACCCGTTCCAGGGCGGTGTCGCGATCGGCGACCAGGCCCTGTGCCTGGCCGACGCACAGGCGCGCGGCTGCTTCGACGGTCTCGCCGGCCAGGCCGCGAGCGCCGCGGGCGGCTCGATGCTCAACGAGCTGCTCGCGCTGGGCCCGCCCGCATGGCGCGCGCTGCGCCATGCGCTGGTGCGCCTGCTCGATGCGCAGGAGCCGCATCCGAAGGCCGCGGCGCTGCAGGCCGCGCTGGTTCCGCTCGCGGACATCGAGCATGCGCTGCCGATCCGCATCGGCGACTTCACCGACTTCTACACCTCGATCCACCATGCCGAGAACGGCGGCCGCCTGCGCAATCCGCCCGTGGGCCTCGCGCCCAACTTCCAGTGGATGCCGATCGCGTACCACGGCCGCAGCTCGTCGCTGGGCGTGAGCGGCGAGCGCATCCATCGCCCCTGGGGCCAGGCCCGGCCCTCGAGCGACGAGCCGCCGGTGCTGCGGCCCTGCGAGATGCTCGACTACGAACTCGAGCTCGGCGTGGTCATCGGTCGGGGCAACGCGCGCGGCACGCCCGTTGCGCTGGCCCATGCGATGGACCATGTGTTCGGCCTCACCCTGCTCAACGACTGGTCGGCGCGCGACGTGCAGGCCTGGGAGATGACGCCGCTGGGCCCGTTCCAGGCCAAGAACTTCGCGACCACGCTCTCGCCCTGGATCGTCACGCTCGATGCGCTGGCGCCGTTCAGCGTGCCCTGGCGCCGGCCGGCCGATCATCCGCAGCCGCTGCCCTATCTCGAGTCCGCGGGCCATCGCGCCGCGGGCGCGCTCGACATCGAGCTCGAGGCCTGGCTGCAACCCGAAGGCAAGCCGGCCTCGCGCCTGAGCCGCACCAACTTCCGCCACCAGTACTGGAGCATCGGCCAGATGATCGCGCACCACACGGTGGGCGGCTGCAACCTGCGCGCGGGCGACCTGCTGGGCACCGGCACGATCTCGGGGCCGACCGCGCCCGAGGCCGGCAGCCTGATCGAGCTGAGCCGGCGCGGCCGCGAGCCTGTCGCGCTGGCGAACAGCGACGACCGGCGCGCCTTCCTGCACGACGGCGACCGCCTGATCCTGCGCGGCTGGTGCGAGGCGCCGGGGCGCGCGCGCGTCGGTTTCGGCGAAGCGGCCGGCACCGTGCTGGCCGCCCATCCGGCGGGGAGCCTCTGA
- a CDS encoding fumarylacetoacetate hydrolase family protein, whose product MARYARVTPADGVLQWAVERHGELWGLGAEVPAGAQDTAWQELVASGPGAAMLSRATLLDPARLRWETPVARPGKVICLGLNYAAHAAEGGNAAPDYPSFFLRGATSLIAHEAPLVRPRVSDKLDFEAELAVVIGRRARHLTPAQALDAVAGYACFNDGTLRDYQRRTAQWTIGKNFDGTGAFGPWLVAASALPPGASGLRIESRLNGGLMQSDRTDHMLVTVAQALVLLSEALTLEPGDVVAMGTPSGVGYARNPPVWMKPGDRIEIEIEGVGLLSNPVVAEAAPE is encoded by the coding sequence ATGGCGCGCTATGCACGCGTGACGCCCGCGGACGGCGTCCTCCAATGGGCGGTGGAACGCCATGGCGAACTCTGGGGCCTTGGCGCCGAGGTGCCGGCTGGCGCGCAAGACACGGCCTGGCAGGAACTCGTGGCCTCGGGACCGGGCGCGGCGATGCTGTCGCGCGCCACCCTGCTCGACCCCGCGCGGCTGCGCTGGGAAACGCCGGTGGCGCGCCCCGGCAAGGTGATCTGCCTGGGCCTCAACTACGCCGCGCACGCGGCCGAGGGCGGCAATGCCGCGCCCGACTACCCGAGCTTCTTCCTGCGCGGCGCCACCTCGCTGATCGCGCACGAGGCACCGCTGGTGCGCCCGCGCGTGTCCGACAAGCTCGACTTCGAGGCCGAGCTGGCCGTCGTCATCGGCCGCCGCGCCCGGCATCTCACGCCCGCGCAGGCGCTCGACGCCGTGGCCGGCTACGCCTGCTTCAACGACGGCACGCTGCGCGACTACCAGCGCCGCACCGCGCAATGGACCATCGGCAAGAACTTCGACGGCACCGGCGCCTTCGGCCCCTGGCTAGTGGCGGCCTCGGCGCTGCCGCCCGGCGCGAGCGGGCTGCGGATCGAATCGCGCCTCAACGGCGGCCTGATGCAGAGCGACCGCACCGACCACATGCTCGTGACGGTGGCGCAGGCCCTGGTGCTGCTGAGCGAGGCGCTGACGCTCGAGCCCGGCGACGTGGTGGCCATGGGCACGCCCTCGGGCGTGGGCTATGCGCGCAACCCGCCGGTGTGGATGAAGCCCGGCGACCGCATCGAGATCGAGATCGAAGGCGTGGGCCTGCTGTCGAACCCCGTGGTCGCCGAGGCCGCGCCCGAGTGA
- a CDS encoding porin, giving the protein MKFGALRFALPLCAGLASQVQAQSSLTLYGIVDAGFRHVSNSGVGSIDSLSSGGYRTSRLGIRGSEDLGGGLRVGIKLETLIGVDTGNVGSTSMPGQFWNRGSYVEILDRGWGTLRLGYDLHPVYVTWMENDPWLNIGMGSSGNLYDTLQNGPLRAVFGPLSKNDTTLHYARNMLQYFSPNVHGFSGALALAPRENETVATGAARLRLIRLGYNAGGPFSAAVAHAVSDVQLRAGTPTNRLDDSVATVAYDFGVVRLAGTWRQFRAAGSRQANWMLAATVPVATGKVQLSHGRTRLSGTVTTQLAPGTVAGPVDGNGGAMWVVGYAHSLSKRTTLYTQAARIENRGQSFMALPGGPAVNAGNFAGGRSTGFELGIAHTF; this is encoded by the coding sequence ATGAAGTTCGGAGCTTTACGGTTCGCGCTGCCCCTGTGCGCGGGCCTTGCATCGCAGGTCCAGGCGCAGTCGTCGCTCACGCTCTACGGCATCGTCGACGCAGGCTTTCGCCATGTAAGCAACAGTGGCGTCGGCTCGATCGACAGCCTGTCCAGTGGCGGCTACCGCACCAGCCGCCTCGGCATCCGCGGCTCGGAGGACCTCGGCGGCGGCCTGCGCGTGGGCATCAAGCTCGAGACCCTGATCGGCGTCGACACCGGCAACGTCGGCTCGACCAGCATGCCGGGCCAGTTCTGGAACCGTGGCTCCTACGTCGAGATCCTCGACCGCGGCTGGGGCACGCTGCGCCTGGGCTACGACCTCCATCCGGTCTACGTCACCTGGATGGAGAACGATCCCTGGCTCAACATCGGCATGGGCAGCTCGGGCAATCTCTACGACACGCTGCAGAACGGCCCGCTGCGCGCGGTGTTCGGCCCGCTCTCGAAGAACGACACCACCTTGCATTACGCGCGCAACATGCTGCAGTACTTCAGCCCCAACGTGCATGGCTTCTCGGGCGCGCTGGCTCTGGCCCCGCGCGAGAACGAGACCGTCGCCACCGGCGCGGCCCGGCTGCGGCTGATCCGGCTCGGCTACAACGCCGGCGGGCCCTTCAGCGCGGCGGTCGCGCATGCGGTCTCGGACGTGCAGCTGCGCGCCGGAACGCCGACGAACCGGCTCGACGATTCGGTCGCGACCGTGGCCTACGACTTCGGCGTCGTGCGGCTGGCCGGCACCTGGCGCCAGTTCCGCGCGGCCGGCAGCCGGCAGGCGAACTGGATGCTGGCCGCGACGGTGCCGGTGGCGACCGGCAAGGTGCAGCTCTCGCATGGCCGCACGCGGCTGTCGGGCACGGTCACGACCCAGCTCGCGCCCGGCACCGTGGCCGGTCCCGTCGACGGCAATGGCGGTGCGATGTGGGTGGTGGGCTACGCGCATTCGCTGTCGAAGCGCACCACGCTCTACACCCAGGCGGCACGCATCGAGAACCGCGGGCAGTCGTTCATGGCGCTGCCCGGCGGGCCCGCGGTCAACGCGGGCAATTTCGCGGGCGGCCGGTCCACGGGCTTCGAGCTCGGCATCGCCCACACCTTCTGA
- a CDS encoding acyl-CoA thioesterase II, with protein MTPDTATAARLVDDLVALMQLEPLGGDRFLAQSEDIGTPAVFGGQVLGQSLMAANLTVGADRPVHSMHAYFLLPGEHAPIEYSVDRVRDGRSFTTRHVVARQQERIIFEMSASFQTVDDGVEHQIDMPEVAGPDGLVSELDQRIALGDRLPEPWRSKAIEPHGIEYRRVQPDDLLAPVPRPASDSAIWLRAVAPLPDDPMVHRALLAYASDHGLLRAAMLPHGLSFMTGQVRPASLDHAMWFHRDFRFDDWLLYVLDSPSASGARGLCRGSIYTRDGRLVASTAQEGMLRIRALKKG; from the coding sequence ATGACCCCCGATACCGCCACCGCCGCCCGCCTCGTCGACGACCTCGTCGCCCTCATGCAGCTCGAACCCCTGGGCGGCGACCGCTTCCTGGCGCAGAGCGAGGACATCGGCACGCCGGCCGTGTTCGGCGGCCAGGTGCTGGGCCAGTCGCTGATGGCGGCCAACCTCACGGTCGGCGCCGATCGGCCCGTGCATTCGATGCACGCCTACTTCCTGCTGCCGGGCGAGCATGCGCCGATCGAGTACAGCGTCGACCGCGTGCGCGACGGCCGCAGCTTCACCACCCGCCACGTGGTGGCGCGCCAGCAGGAGCGCATCATCTTCGAGATGTCGGCCTCGTTCCAGACCGTGGACGACGGTGTCGAGCACCAGATCGACATGCCCGAGGTGGCCGGCCCCGACGGCCTGGTCAGCGAGCTCGACCAGCGCATCGCGCTCGGCGACCGGCTGCCCGAGCCCTGGCGCAGCAAGGCGATCGAGCCGCACGGCATCGAGTACCGCCGGGTCCAGCCCGACGACCTGCTCGCGCCGGTGCCGCGGCCCGCGTCCGACAGCGCGATCTGGCTGCGCGCCGTCGCGCCGCTGCCCGACGACCCGATGGTGCATCGCGCGCTGCTGGCCTATGCGTCCGACCACGGCCTGCTGCGCGCCGCCATGCTGCCGCACGGCCTGAGCTTCATGACCGGCCAGGTGCGGCCCGCGAGCCTCGATCACGCGATGTGGTTCCACCGCGATTTCCGCTTCGACGACTGGCTGCTCTACGTGCTCGATTCGCCGAGCGCGAGCGGCGCGCGCGGCCTGTGCCGCGGCAGCATCTACACGCGCGATGGCCGGCTCGTGGCCTCGACGGCGCAGGAAGGCATGCTGCGCATCCGGGCGCTGAAGAAGGGCTAG
- a CDS encoding FAD-dependent oxidoreductase gives MTAAMTMAEPSRSLPVFGSYDVVVVGGGPAGIAAAVSAARHGASTLLVERYGFLGGMGTAGGVTNFAGLYGKRRGQMTQLVRGVVDELVERIVALNGMNDPQDGMGGRIRVRSYDTSAYKLAADQLLEAAGVKLLFHALAASVIHDGERIAALVVETKSGRQAIRANAFVDASGDADVAAFAGVPFEVGDGHGSGLFPTTMFRIGQVDAPAALEAVGEFKAINDFMARAEASKPGAYRFPREGAILRPNKDPREWRANVTQIRNAQGRAMNGVDARELTEGELEGRRQIAEYFRFLKAEVPGFAQSAIVEIAPQVGIRETRRIQGLYALEREDILSSAKFDDAIGLNAWPMEMHADGRIEWAFPRDADNAYNHLPWRMLVPRTVANLLVAGRCASMTHEGQSAARASGGCFVMGQAAGTAAATLGGGAFADVDVAALQAKLAADGVDLDR, from the coding sequence ATGACGGCTGCAATGACGATGGCCGAGCCGTCGCGTTCGCTGCCGGTGTTCGGCAGCTACGACGTGGTGGTGGTCGGCGGCGGTCCGGCGGGTATCGCCGCCGCCGTGAGCGCCGCGCGCCACGGCGCGAGCACCCTGCTGGTGGAGCGCTACGGCTTCCTCGGCGGCATGGGCACGGCGGGCGGCGTCACCAACTTCGCGGGCCTGTACGGCAAGCGCCGCGGCCAGATGACGCAGCTGGTGCGCGGCGTGGTCGACGAGCTGGTCGAGCGCATCGTGGCGCTCAACGGCATGAACGATCCGCAGGACGGCATGGGCGGACGCATCCGCGTGCGCTCGTACGACACCTCGGCCTACAAGCTCGCGGCCGACCAGTTGCTCGAGGCGGCCGGCGTGAAGCTGCTGTTCCATGCGCTCGCGGCCTCGGTGATCCACGACGGCGAGCGCATCGCGGCGCTGGTGGTCGAGACCAAGTCGGGCCGGCAGGCGATCCGCGCCAATGCCTTCGTCGACGCCAGCGGCGACGCCGACGTGGCGGCCTTCGCGGGCGTGCCCTTCGAGGTCGGCGACGGCCACGGCAGCGGCCTGTTCCCGACCACCATGTTCCGCATCGGCCAGGTCGACGCGCCGGCCGCGCTCGAGGCGGTGGGCGAGTTCAAGGCCATCAACGACTTCATGGCGCGCGCCGAGGCGAGCAAGCCCGGCGCCTACCGCTTCCCGCGCGAGGGCGCGATCCTGCGGCCCAACAAGGACCCGCGCGAATGGCGCGCCAACGTCACGCAGATCCGCAACGCCCAGGGCCGCGCGATGAACGGCGTCGATGCGCGCGAACTCACCGAGGGCGAGCTCGAGGGCCGGCGCCAGATCGCCGAGTACTTCCGCTTTCTCAAGGCCGAGGTGCCGGGCTTCGCGCAGTCGGCCATCGTCGAGATCGCGCCGCAGGTCGGCATCCGCGAGACGCGGCGCATCCAGGGCCTGTACGCGCTCGAGCGCGAGGACATCCTGTCGTCGGCCAAGTTCGACGACGCCATCGGCCTCAATGCCTGGCCAATGGAGATGCATGCCGATGGCCGCATCGAGTGGGCCTTCCCGCGCGATGCCGACAACGCCTACAACCACCTGCCCTGGCGCATGCTGGTGCCGCGCACGGTCGCCAACCTGCTGGTGGCCGGCCGCTGCGCCTCGATGACGCACGAGGGCCAGTCGGCCGCGCGCGCCAGCGGCGGCTGCTTCGTGATGGGGCAGGCCGCGGGCACGGCGGCGGCCACGCTCGGCGGCGGCGCGTTCGCCGACGTGGACGTGGCGGCGCTGCAGGCGAAGCTGGCGGCGGACGGGGTCGACCTGGACCGCTGA